The sequence below is a genomic window from Beijerinckia indica subsp. indica ATCC 9039.
GAAGGTCTTCAATCTATGAAGCCACGTAAATTGTTCTCCTGAAATTAAAATATGCTAAATAGGCCTTGCTTCTTGATGCCTCGGGGAAATTGTGAATGACCGTTGCCAGACGCCGCACATTGACCAATATACAAATTCTGCGCGGCTTCGCAGCCGCCAGCGTCGCTCTTGCTCATGCCGCAAACCAGTTTCCTGAGGTCGGATCAATACCTCGTATCGACGCTGCCCAGGCTGGTGTTGATGTATTTTTCGTCATCAGTGGCTTTATTATGGTCTATGTGACCTCAACGCGTCCACAAACCAGCAGCCAATTCCTTTTGAACCGCGCCAGCCGCATCGTCCCAAATTATTGGTTCTACACTTTGGCGACGGCGGCACTCGCGATTGCGGCCCCTGCGGTCTTTCGCGGCACGAGCTTCAATCTCCCCCATCTCATTCTTTCCCTTTTCTTCGTCGCGCATCCCAATCCGGCATTGGACGATTCAGTGTCCCCACTACTGCGCGTCGGTTGGACACTGAATTATGAGATGTTTTTTTATCTGATCTTCGCCATCGGCTTGCTGCGGCCGCAATCGAAGGTGACGACCTCCGTCGGGATCATCATTTCCCTTGTCTTCCTTGGCTTTCTTCTGCCGGATCCCGGCCCTGTCACACGATTCTATACGCGCGACATCATGCTCGAATTTGTTTTCGGAATGCTTCTCGCGATCGCCTATCTGCGAGGGCTGCCCAAGCTCCCTGTGTCCCTCATTCTCGCGGCCTGTGCCGGAGCCGTCTTCTTCATGATCCTGTCGGATGATGTTGCGGAGAACACGCATGCCGTGCGCAGCATCTTCTTTGGTCTCCCTGCCCTCGTGATCGTGGCTTGCGCCCTGATGCTTCCCGATCATGACGACGGCTTTGGCCATGTGATCCTGACCCGTATCGGCGATGCGTCCTATACGATCTATCT
It includes:
- a CDS encoding acyltransferase family protein yields the protein MTVARRRTLTNIQILRGFAAASVALAHAANQFPEVGSIPRIDAAQAGVDVFFVISGFIMVYVTSTRPQTSSQFLLNRASRIVPNYWFYTLATAALAIAAPAVFRGTSFNLPHLILSLFFVAHPNPALDDSVSPLLRVGWTLNYEMFFYLIFAIGLLRPQSKVTTSVGIIISLVFLGFLLPDPGPVTRFYTRDIMLEFVFGMLLAIAYLRGLPKLPVSLILAACAGAVFFMILSDDVAENTHAVRSIFFGLPALVIVACALMLPDHDDGFGHVILTRIGDASYTIYLCHPFILTLCRVVAVRLGLQPMSLLGNITFMLGATAAATGIGYLAYLFIEVPIGRSTKRLFIQPRLRAVDP